A single genomic interval of Rosistilla ulvae harbors:
- a CDS encoding PSD1 and planctomycete cytochrome C domain-containing protein, with translation MHQKPFVTLGLIVAGISFLLPQVVAGSEPADSPQFETHVRAIFKKHCFHCHGEEEHPEGSLDLRLVRFMHSGGDSGPSIIPGAADESVLFQRMRDGEMPPDESKLCSEEELEIVRQWIEAGATTLRPEPESIDDTMLITEEERSHWSLLPIVRPSVPQVADAEAVANPIDAFLLAKLEARGFGFSPRAPANALIRRLFIDLHGVPPTPQDVEAFAADNDQVAWQQWIDRLLSKHEYGERWARHWLDVAGYADSEGYNDVDAPRPHAWRYRDYVIRAFNNDKPFDRFIHEQLAGDEMISTPLNNLSAEDAELLTATGFLRMAPDGTGGAVDDVNVARNATIADTVTIVSSSLLAMTVGCAQCHDHRYDPISHEDYFRFRAIFEPGFDWQKWRSPPKRLVSLYTDAMRAEAAKVEAEAKKLDAKRIAKQTEFINATFEKQLEKLPEETHELARETHKTPAKKRTDEQKALIKKYPKLNVTASSLYLYDRKASDELKAMAAEAKKVRDKKPKQEFVRALTEVPGRVPVTQLFYRGDHEQPKQELQPGGLTVVSMNVDLPEVPANDTALPTTGRRLAFARRLTDPKHPLTARALVNRIWMHHFGRGLVTSPNDFGVLGQPPSHPELLDWLASEFIDSGWSLKHIHRLILSSTAWQQQLRVAPDQIAADPDNELYGGARLLRLDAEAIRDSMLAIADQINSKPFGPAIPVMPDPVGRFVIGIENSSAGRPGAVIDMKGEDLRRSVYVQVRRSQPLSVLEAFDQPIMTPNCDLRRPSTSSTQSLMMLNSDQVLEYSRLLAERLQRDAADDLDTQIQLAWRLIFARDCSDDERAAAKDLVAEQAAIFATQPAYKADAKKKPQRTPDQEALATLCQMLFSSNEFLYVD, from the coding sequence ATGCATCAGAAACCTTTCGTCACCCTAGGCTTGATTGTCGCTGGGATCAGTTTCCTGCTGCCCCAAGTTGTCGCTGGCAGCGAGCCAGCCGATTCTCCGCAGTTCGAAACACACGTCCGCGCGATCTTTAAAAAGCACTGCTTCCATTGCCACGGCGAAGAGGAGCATCCCGAGGGATCGTTGGATCTACGGCTAGTTCGCTTCATGCACTCCGGCGGCGATTCGGGCCCCTCGATCATCCCCGGTGCCGCCGACGAAAGCGTTCTGTTCCAACGGATGCGCGATGGCGAGATGCCGCCGGACGAGAGCAAGCTGTGCAGCGAAGAGGAGCTTGAAATCGTGCGACAGTGGATCGAGGCGGGAGCGACAACGCTTCGCCCCGAGCCCGAATCGATCGATGACACGATGTTGATCACCGAAGAGGAACGATCGCATTGGTCGTTGCTGCCGATCGTTCGGCCTTCCGTTCCGCAAGTTGCCGACGCTGAGGCGGTTGCCAACCCAATCGACGCCTTTTTGTTGGCCAAGCTGGAAGCGAGAGGATTTGGATTCAGTCCTCGCGCCCCTGCAAATGCCTTGATTCGCCGGCTGTTCATCGATCTGCACGGCGTGCCGCCAACGCCGCAAGATGTCGAAGCGTTTGCCGCCGACAACGATCAGGTCGCCTGGCAGCAATGGATCGATCGCTTGTTGAGCAAACATGAGTATGGCGAACGTTGGGCCCGGCACTGGTTGGACGTCGCCGGTTACGCCGACAGCGAAGGCTACAACGATGTCGACGCGCCGCGGCCCCATGCGTGGCGATACCGCGACTATGTGATCCGCGCCTTTAATAACGACAAGCCGTTCGATCGTTTCATCCACGAACAACTGGCTGGCGACGAAATGATCTCCACGCCGCTGAACAACTTAAGCGCCGAAGACGCCGAATTGCTGACCGCGACCGGATTCTTGCGGATGGCTCCCGATGGGACTGGCGGGGCAGTCGACGACGTCAACGTGGCTCGCAACGCGACGATCGCCGACACCGTCACGATCGTTTCCTCTTCGTTGCTGGCGATGACTGTCGGTTGCGCCCAATGTCACGACCATCGCTACGATCCGATCTCGCACGAAGACTATTTCCGTTTCCGAGCGATCTTCGAGCCGGGATTCGATTGGCAGAAATGGCGTAGCCCGCCGAAGCGTTTGGTTTCGCTGTACACCGATGCGATGCGAGCCGAGGCGGCGAAGGTGGAAGCCGAAGCCAAAAAGCTCGACGCCAAGCGAATCGCCAAACAGACCGAATTCATCAACGCTACGTTCGAAAAACAACTGGAGAAGCTGCCCGAAGAGACGCACGAACTGGCTCGCGAGACTCACAAGACGCCAGCAAAAAAGCGAACCGATGAACAGAAAGCTCTGATCAAAAAGTATCCCAAGCTGAACGTGACGGCCAGTTCGCTGTACCTTTACGATCGCAAGGCCTCGGACGAATTGAAGGCGATGGCGGCGGAGGCGAAGAAGGTTCGCGACAAGAAGCCGAAGCAGGAATTTGTTCGAGCGTTGACCGAGGTTCCCGGACGCGTGCCGGTGACCCAACTGTTCTATCGCGGCGATCACGAGCAACCCAAGCAGGAACTACAACCGGGAGGACTGACCGTCGTTTCGATGAACGTCGACCTTCCCGAGGTCCCCGCCAACGACACCGCGTTGCCAACCACAGGGCGACGGCTGGCATTTGCCAGGCGATTGACCGATCCCAAACATCCGTTGACGGCGCGGGCCTTGGTCAACCGAATCTGGATGCATCACTTCGGCCGCGGCTTGGTCACATCCCCCAACGATTTTGGCGTCCTTGGGCAACCGCCGTCGCATCCGGAATTGCTCGATTGGTTGGCGTCAGAGTTTATCGACAGCGGTTGGAGCCTGAAGCACATCCATCGATTGATCCTCTCTTCGACAGCATGGCAACAACAATTGCGCGTCGCCCCCGACCAGATCGCAGCCGATCCGGACAACGAACTCTACGGCGGAGCGCGTCTGTTGCGTCTCGATGCCGAAGCGATTCGGGACAGTATGTTGGCGATCGCCGACCAAATCAATTCCAAGCCGTTTGGACCGGCCATTCCAGTGATGCCCGATCCCGTCGGACGCTTCGTCATCGGAATCGAAAACAGCAGCGCTGGCCGTCCCGGTGCGGTGATCGACATGAAGGGTGAAGATCTGCGACGCAGCGTCTATGTCCAGGTCCGACGAAGCCAACCGTTGAGCGTGTTGGAAGCGTTTGATCAACCGATCATGACTCCGAATTGCGACCTGCGACGGCCTTCGACCAGTTCAACGCAGTCGCTGATGATGCTCAACAGCGATCAAGTGCTCGAATACTCACGGTTGCTTGCCGAGCGATTGCAACGCGACGCCGCTGATGATCTCGACACGCAAATCCAGCTCGCTTGGCGACTGATCTTCGCTCGCGATTGCAGCGACGACGAACGGGCTGCCGCAAAAGATTTGGTCGCCGAACAGGCAGCTATTTTTGCGACGCAGCCGGCTTACAAGGCCGATGCAAAGAAGAAGCCTCAACGAACTCCGGACCAGGAAGCGCTGGCGACATTGTGCCAGATGTTGTTCAGCTCTAACGAATTCTTGTACGTGGACTAA
- a CDS encoding DUF1501 domain-containing protein, producing MTNLPNIDSVSARRHFMASSAMSVGSLAMAWMNQQEAKANPQQPNLEPLSFDTLPKQPHHPPKAKAMISLWMQGGPSHHDMFDPKPEMVKHDGEDFPDEIKYDDAANASSKIFASPWKFSPKGECGMELSELIPHTGSIADEICLIRSTKTGVNNHGQSIRALQTGRITAGRPSLGSWLTYGLGSEADNLPSFLALIDPGQLPVQGVENWSNGWLPSVYQGTVIRPTEPRILDLTPPAHLKGKAQARALEFLEQLNEQHRAQRPGQHDLQARIASYQLAAKMQVAATDAMDLSQESRATQEMYGMHEKETADYGSRCLIARRLIERGVRFVQVYTANQLWDSHGGIIKGLPAACRKVDRPSAALVRDLKQRGLLDSTVVHWGGEMGRLPVVQNDAGRAKYGRDHNTHGFSMWVAGGGFKAGHVHGKTDEWGHKAIEDVVNHFDYHATLLHLFGLDHEQLTFHRANRDQTLTDGQPGQVIPGLLA from the coding sequence ATGACGAACCTACCAAATATCGATAGCGTATCGGCACGCCGACACTTCATGGCCTCAAGCGCGATGAGCGTTGGATCGTTGGCGATGGCATGGATGAACCAACAGGAAGCCAAGGCGAATCCACAGCAACCGAACCTGGAACCGCTATCCTTCGACACGCTCCCCAAGCAACCGCACCATCCGCCCAAAGCCAAGGCGATGATTTCGTTGTGGATGCAGGGCGGGCCCAGCCACCACGACATGTTCGATCCGAAGCCGGAGATGGTCAAACATGACGGTGAAGATTTCCCCGACGAGATCAAATACGACGACGCGGCCAACGCAAGTTCCAAGATCTTTGCTTCGCCATGGAAATTCTCGCCGAAGGGCGAATGTGGGATGGAATTGTCGGAACTGATCCCGCACACCGGGTCGATCGCCGACGAAATCTGCCTGATCCGGTCGACCAAAACCGGCGTCAACAACCACGGCCAATCGATCCGCGCTCTGCAGACCGGCCGAATCACCGCCGGCCGGCCTTCGCTTGGCAGCTGGCTGACCTACGGACTGGGGAGCGAAGCGGATAACCTTCCCTCGTTTTTGGCGTTGATCGATCCAGGCCAACTGCCCGTCCAAGGCGTGGAAAACTGGTCCAACGGCTGGCTGCCATCGGTCTATCAAGGAACTGTGATCCGGCCGACCGAACCACGAATCCTCGACCTGACTCCGCCAGCTCACCTTAAAGGAAAAGCTCAAGCGCGAGCGCTCGAATTTCTGGAGCAATTGAACGAACAGCACCGCGCCCAGCGGCCGGGGCAACACGATCTGCAAGCTCGGATCGCCAGTTACCAATTGGCGGCGAAGATGCAAGTTGCCGCGACCGATGCGATGGACCTGAGTCAAGAGAGCCGGGCGACTCAGGAAATGTATGGGATGCACGAAAAGGAGACCGCCGATTACGGCAGCCGTTGCCTGATCGCTCGTCGGTTGATCGAACGGGGCGTCCGTTTCGTGCAGGTCTACACCGCGAACCAATTGTGGGACAGCCACGGCGGCATCATCAAGGGTCTTCCGGCAGCGTGCCGCAAGGTCGATCGACCGAGTGCCGCGTTGGTGCGGGATCTGAAACAGCGCGGGCTGCTCGATTCGACAGTCGTCCACTGGGGCGGTGAGATGGGCCGCTTACCTGTCGTGCAAAACGATGCCGGTCGCGCGAAATACGGTCGCGATCACAACACCCACGGATTCAGCATGTGGGTCGCCGGCGGCGGCTTTAAAGCTGGACACGTGCACGGCAAGACCGATGAGTGGGGTCACAAAGCGATCGAAGATGTCGTCAACCACTTCGACTACCACGCCACGCTGCTGCATCTGTTTGGCCTAGACCACGAACAGTTGACGTTCCATCGCGCCAACCGCGACCAAACGCTCACCGACGGCCAACCGGGGCAAGTGATCCCGGGACTGTTGGCTTAA
- a CDS encoding PQQ-like beta-propeller repeat protein, whose amino-acid sequence MLKPLFSCLCLLTVLPACDASDPVIATPTPSAAGSVSNWPCWMGPNYDGISIEANWSEEWPAAGLEVAWTGQLGIGFSSISIADGRLFSMGHVDGEEFVYCLDAATGKTLWTHRYACELVDNLYEGGPGSTPTIDGDLVYTLGKQGQLFCFRAANGEIVWQKDLQVDLEIPMPEWGFNSSARVVDDAVVFEAGRVVSYHKLTGEKNWQSEPHRAGYGSVARFAGERSGLLATLDCDAVRVTDATDGSEIASFPWKSPFGTNSTTPILAGDKVFISTGYQVGCGMFQLQEDGLDLIYENRSMRNHFNNCILYDGFLYGIDGNSNLGRVVHLVCMNLETGEVAWRERGFGCGSLMIADGKLVILADDGRLVLAEANPEEYRQLASSPFLEGRCWTVPVLAGGHIYGRNAAGKIVCARLPAKPSTNPDGA is encoded by the coding sequence ATGCTCAAGCCCCTCTTCAGCTGTTTGTGTTTGTTGACCGTTCTGCCCGCTTGTGACGCAAGCGATCCGGTCATCGCAACTCCCACGCCATCGGCCGCTGGCAGCGTCAGTAATTGGCCCTGTTGGATGGGACCTAACTACGATGGGATTTCGATCGAAGCGAACTGGTCGGAAGAATGGCCTGCCGCCGGTCTGGAAGTCGCCTGGACCGGTCAGTTAGGAATCGGTTTCAGTTCGATCTCCATCGCCGACGGAAGATTGTTTTCGATGGGGCATGTCGATGGCGAAGAGTTTGTCTACTGTTTGGATGCCGCCACCGGGAAAACGCTTTGGACGCATCGCTACGCCTGCGAATTGGTCGACAACCTCTATGAAGGCGGTCCGGGCAGCACGCCGACGATCGATGGCGATCTCGTCTATACGCTCGGCAAGCAGGGCCAGCTGTTCTGTTTTCGCGCTGCTAACGGGGAGATCGTTTGGCAGAAGGATTTGCAAGTCGATCTCGAGATCCCGATGCCCGAATGGGGATTTAATAGCTCGGCACGCGTGGTCGACGATGCCGTTGTTTTCGAAGCCGGCCGCGTCGTTTCGTACCACAAGCTGACCGGTGAGAAGAACTGGCAGAGCGAACCGCATCGGGCGGGTTATGGTTCGGTTGCCCGCTTCGCCGGTGAGCGTTCGGGTTTGTTAGCGACGCTCGACTGCGATGCGGTCCGGGTTACCGATGCTACCGACGGATCGGAGATCGCTTCGTTTCCCTGGAAGTCCCCGTTTGGTACCAATTCAACGACGCCGATCTTGGCTGGCGATAAGGTCTTCATCTCGACCGGATATCAGGTTGGATGTGGTATGTTCCAGCTGCAAGAGGATGGCCTCGATTTGATCTACGAAAATCGATCGATGCGGAACCACTTCAACAACTGCATCCTCTACGACGGCTTCCTCTATGGTATCGACGGCAATTCGAACCTAGGCCGCGTCGTCCATTTGGTCTGCATGAATCTGGAAACCGGCGAGGTCGCGTGGCGCGAGCGCGGGTTCGGATGCGGATCGTTGATGATCGCCGATGGCAAGCTGGTCATCCTTGCTGACGATGGGAGGTTGGTTTTGGCAGAAGCCAACCCCGAGGAATACCGTCAGCTGGCGAGTTCCCCCTTTCTCGAAGGGCGATGTTGGACGGTTCCGGTACTGGCGGGCGGCCACATCTATGGCCGCAACGCCGCAGGCAAGATCGTTTGTGCCCGCTTGCCCGCCAAGCCGTCGACGAATCCCGACGGCGCTTAA
- a CDS encoding response regulator transcription factor, whose product MNGYSNAPSDEDSRFQPIIRIDTPTVYLVDDDLNVRKSLQELLDAMGLALRAFSSGEAFLKAYDGSPGCLITDIRTPSGLAGLELQSRLAKTPVSLPLIITAAVADASLAVRAIQNHAVTLIEKPYRDHELIEAIQSALRFDRMHRQQDVKTLEVFKRLATLSANEMQVLELIIEGVTNKVVAKRLDVSIRTVENRRKRIYEKMHTDSVAALVRMVVEARIRTGQSVQQL is encoded by the coding sequence GTGAATGGGTATTCAAACGCTCCAAGCGACGAGGATTCACGATTCCAACCTATCATACGGATCGACACTCCAACGGTCTATTTGGTCGACGACGATCTGAACGTTCGTAAATCGCTGCAGGAATTGTTGGATGCGATGGGACTGGCATTGCGTGCCTTTTCGTCGGGGGAAGCGTTTTTGAAGGCGTACGATGGTTCGCCCGGTTGCTTGATTACCGACATTCGGACGCCTTCGGGGTTGGCGGGGCTCGAACTGCAATCGCGGCTTGCAAAAACGCCGGTTTCGTTGCCGTTGATTATTACGGCTGCGGTGGCCGATGCCTCGCTTGCGGTGCGAGCGATCCAAAATCATGCTGTCACGTTGATCGAAAAACCTTATCGCGATCATGAATTGATCGAAGCGATCCAGTCGGCGCTGCGGTTCGATAGGATGCATCGCCAACAGGACGTTAAAACGCTTGAGGTCTTCAAAAGGTTGGCGACTCTTTCGGCCAATGAAATGCAAGTCTTAGAGCTGATTATCGAAGGGGTTACCAACAAAGTGGTCGCCAAACGCTTGGATGTCAGTATCCGTACGGTGGAGAATCGGCGCAAACGAATCTACGAAAAGATGCACACCGATTCGGTCGCTGCGTTGGTTCGGATGGTTGTGGAGGCTCGGATCCGGACCGGGCAGAGTGTGCAACAGCTTTGA